One genomic segment of Pseudonocardia sp. T1-2H includes these proteins:
- a CDS encoding ABC transporter ATP-binding protein, whose protein sequence is MSENTALASEDVLGARSDERRSPLLEVKDLRVHFETPAGTVKAVDGVNWHVHEGETLAIVGESGSGKSVSAMTILGLVPSPPAVFPSGEVLLKGRSLLDMPEKQQRKLRGNDISMIFQDPLTALNPVFKVGDQIAEMVRVHQRIGKQAAFRKAVDLLGEVGIPNPAVRAGQYPHEFSGGMRQRAMIAMALANDPQVLLADEPTTALDVTVQAQIMQLLVDLQERRNTAIVLITHDLGLVASHADRIAVMYAGRIVETGTTDEIFSSPRHAYTHGLLSSLARMDHSRPERLEPIPGQPPNLARVPQGCAFHPRCAFATQECIAEVPQLVPLSPGSGHLHACVHPDQVAIAHDTPRPHAASVDAAASTGGRPVVEVTSLVKHFPIKSGVFIRREVGAVQAVNDISLDIEPGTTLSLVGESGCGKSTAARAILRLHEPTSGTVRVGDRDVTALSQQELRKAREDMQIVFQDPYASLNPRMTVRQILEEKYELLGGTVTGTTIEDLLETVGLSGEYADRYPHEFSGGQRQRVGIARAIALNPKFVVLDEPVSALDVSIQAQILNLLEKLQADFGLTYLFIAHDLSVVRHISDRVAVMYLGQIVEIADRDELFERPQHPYTQALISAVPIPDPVIERERERIVLVGDVPNPANPPSGCRFRTRCWKFAEVLSESQQQACLEQDPELVRHNDVANHRAACHYAAEREVLRG, encoded by the coding sequence ATGTCCGAGAACACCGCCCTCGCGAGCGAGGACGTCCTCGGTGCCCGCAGCGACGAGCGCCGCTCGCCGTTGCTCGAGGTCAAGGACCTCCGGGTGCACTTCGAGACCCCTGCCGGCACGGTCAAGGCCGTCGACGGCGTCAACTGGCACGTGCACGAGGGCGAGACCCTCGCGATCGTCGGGGAGTCCGGCTCGGGCAAGTCCGTGTCCGCGATGACGATCCTCGGCCTGGTGCCGAGCCCGCCCGCCGTCTTCCCGAGCGGCGAGGTGCTGCTCAAGGGTCGCTCGCTGCTGGACATGCCGGAGAAGCAGCAGCGCAAGCTGCGCGGCAACGACATCTCGATGATCTTCCAGGACCCGCTGACCGCGCTGAACCCCGTGTTCAAGGTCGGCGACCAGATCGCGGAGATGGTGCGGGTCCACCAGCGGATCGGCAAGCAGGCCGCGTTCCGCAAGGCCGTCGACCTGCTGGGCGAGGTCGGCATCCCCAATCCCGCCGTCCGGGCGGGGCAGTACCCGCACGAGTTCTCCGGCGGCATGCGCCAGCGCGCCATGATCGCGATGGCGCTGGCGAACGACCCGCAGGTCCTGCTGGCGGACGAGCCCACCACGGCGCTCGACGTCACGGTGCAGGCGCAGATCATGCAGCTCCTGGTGGACCTGCAGGAGCGCCGCAACACCGCGATCGTGCTGATCACGCACGACCTCGGCCTGGTCGCGAGCCACGCGGACCGGATAGCGGTCATGTACGCGGGCCGGATCGTGGAGACGGGCACGACGGACGAGATCTTCAGCTCGCCCCGGCACGCCTACACCCACGGTCTGCTGTCCAGCCTGGCCCGGATGGACCACTCGCGGCCGGAGCGCCTCGAGCCGATCCCCGGACAGCCGCCGAACCTCGCCCGGGTGCCGCAGGGCTGCGCGTTCCACCCGCGGTGCGCTTTCGCGACGCAGGAGTGCATCGCCGAGGTCCCGCAGCTCGTCCCCCTGTCGCCGGGTTCCGGGCACCTGCACGCCTGCGTGCACCCGGACCAGGTCGCGATCGCGCACGACACCCCGCGGCCGCATGCCGCGTCCGTCGACGCCGCGGCGTCCACCGGCGGCCGGCCGGTCGTCGAGGTGACGTCGCTGGTCAAGCACTTCCCGATCAAGTCCGGGGTGTTCATCCGGCGCGAGGTCGGCGCGGTGCAGGCGGTCAACGACATCAGCCTGGACATCGAACCGGGGACGACGTTGTCGCTGGTCGGGGAGTCCGGCTGCGGCAAGTCGACCGCGGCCCGGGCGATCCTGCGGCTGCACGAGCCGACGTCGGGCACCGTCCGGGTCGGCGACCGGGACGTCACGGCGCTGAGCCAGCAGGAGCTACGCAAGGCCCGGGAGGACATGCAGATCGTCTTCCAGGACCCCTACGCGTCGCTCAACCCGCGGATGACGGTCCGGCAGATCCTTGAGGAGAAGTACGAGCTGCTCGGCGGGACGGTCACCGGCACGACGATCGAGGACCTGCTCGAGACGGTCGGCCTTTCGGGGGAGTACGCAGACCGGTACCCGCACGAGTTCTCGGGTGGGCAGCGCCAGCGCGTCGGCATCGCCCGGGCGATCGCGCTGAACCCCAAGTTCGTCGTGCTCGACGAGCCGGTGTCCGCCCTGGACGTCTCGATCCAGGCGCAGATCCTGAACCTGCTGGAGAAGCTGCAGGCGGACTTCGGGCTGACCTACCTGTTCATCGCCCACGACCTGTCGGTGGTGCGCCACATCTCCGACCGCGTCGCGGTGATGTACCTCGGCCAGATCGTCGAGATCGCGGACCGGGACGAGCTGTTCGAGCGGCCGCAGCACCCGTACACGCAGGCGCTGATCTCGGCCGTGCCGATCCCGGATCCGGTGATCGAGCGCGAGCGGGAGCGGATCGTCCTGGTCGGCGACGTGCCCAACCCGGCCAACCCGCCGTCGGGCTGCCGGTTCCGGACCCGCTGCTGGAAGTTCGCGGAGGTGCTCTCGGAGAGCCAGCAGCAGGCCTGCCTGGAGCAGGACCCGGAGCTGGTGCGGCACAACGACGTGGCGAACCACCGCGCGGCGTGCCACTACGCCGCCGAGCGCGAGGTCCTGCGCGGGTGA
- a CDS encoding VOC family protein — protein sequence MTDARVGVLHHVELWVPDLDRAVAEWGWLLGRLGHEVFQDWPGGRSWRLGSTYLVVERSPDQLGEAHERCRPGLNHLAFHAGERAAVDALVGAGPAHGWAPMFAERYPWAGGPEHYAGYLENSDGFEVELVARSAGNS from the coding sequence GTGACCGACGCCCGGGTCGGGGTCCTGCACCACGTCGAACTGTGGGTGCCGGACCTCGACCGGGCCGTCGCCGAATGGGGCTGGCTGCTCGGCCGGCTCGGGCACGAGGTCTTCCAGGACTGGCCGGGCGGGCGCAGCTGGCGGCTCGGGTCGACCTACCTCGTCGTCGAGCGTTCCCCGGACCAGCTGGGGGAGGCGCACGAGCGGTGCCGTCCCGGGCTGAACCACCTGGCGTTCCACGCGGGCGAGCGGGCCGCCGTCGACGCGCTGGTCGGCGCCGGTCCGGCGCACGGCTGGGCCCCGATGTTCGCGGAGCGCTACCCGTGGGCGGGCGGGCCCGAGCACTACGCGGGCTACCTGGAGAACTCCGACGGCTTCGAGGTCGAGCTCGTCGCGCGGTCCGCCGGGAACTCGTAG
- a CDS encoding GNAT family N-acetyltransferase yields MQPPERLDPAACAGELLALQRASYRVEAGLIGSDAIPALHDTAETLVAAGLTWLAYRDDHGLLAAAALSGTAEEVDLERLVVAPRAFRRGLGRRLVTAVLAHARDRRVVVWTGRDNAPARALYASLGFTPTDQREVLPGLVLVSYEFPADRATSSTSKPSEFSR; encoded by the coding sequence GTGCAGCCTCCCGAGCGCCTGGACCCGGCCGCGTGCGCCGGCGAGCTCCTCGCCCTCCAGCGCGCGTCCTACCGGGTGGAGGCGGGGCTGATCGGCTCGGACGCCATCCCGGCCCTGCACGACACCGCGGAGACGCTCGTCGCGGCCGGGCTGACCTGGCTCGCCTACCGGGACGACCACGGCCTGCTCGCCGCCGCCGCGCTGAGCGGGACGGCCGAGGAGGTCGACCTCGAACGCCTCGTCGTCGCGCCCCGGGCGTTCCGCCGGGGCCTGGGCCGCCGGCTCGTCACCGCGGTCCTGGCGCACGCCCGGGACCGCCGGGTGGTCGTCTGGACGGGCCGGGACAACGCCCCGGCCCGCGCGCTGTACGCCTCGCTCGGCTTCACCCCGACCGACCAGCGGGAGGTGCTACCCGGCCTCGTGCTGGTGTCCTACGAGTTCCCGGCGGACCGCGCGACGAGCTCGACCTCGAAGCCGTCGGAGTTCTCCAGGTAG
- the mshB gene encoding N-acetyl-1-D-myo-inositol-2-amino-2-deoxy-alpha-D-glucopyranoside deacetylase — protein MTLPRTAGRRLLLVHAHPDDETLTTGGAIARYTADPDTSVTVVTCTLGEEGEVIPPELRELAPDRADQLGGYRVHELAGALAALGGPDHRYLGGAAHWRDSGMVLAGHGDVWAATPAELHPRALAAPEAFDEQLARLLEIVDEVRPQVVVSYAHDGGYGHPDHVRAHRLVAAAVQARPDVVARLFHAVVGRTTLDKGLAEIVGLPGLPFRAPGEDELPSVPDAEVTTRLDVTAHRAARIEAMRAHATQISVWDSGHGPVALAMSNEVAQPLLDVEEYVLAHGAGPAPADDLFSGLDR, from the coding sequence GTGACGCTCCCACGCACAGCTGGGCGTCGGCTGCTGCTGGTGCACGCACATCCCGACGACGAGACCCTGACCACCGGCGGTGCCATCGCCCGCTACACCGCCGACCCGGACACCTCCGTGACCGTGGTGACGTGCACCCTCGGCGAGGAGGGCGAGGTCATCCCGCCCGAGCTCCGCGAGCTGGCCCCGGACCGGGCGGACCAGCTCGGCGGCTACCGGGTCCACGAGCTCGCGGGCGCGCTGGCCGCCCTCGGCGGGCCGGACCACCGCTACCTCGGCGGCGCCGCGCACTGGCGGGACAGCGGCATGGTGCTGGCCGGGCACGGCGACGTGTGGGCGGCGACCCCGGCCGAGCTGCACCCGCGCGCGCTGGCCGCGCCCGAGGCGTTCGACGAGCAGCTGGCCCGGCTCCTGGAGATCGTGGACGAGGTGCGGCCGCAGGTCGTCGTCTCCTACGCCCACGACGGCGGCTACGGCCACCCGGACCACGTCCGCGCCCACCGGCTGGTCGCCGCGGCGGTGCAGGCCCGCCCCGACGTCGTCGCGCGGCTGTTCCACGCCGTCGTCGGCCGGACCACCCTGGACAAGGGGCTCGCCGAGATCGTCGGGCTGCCCGGCCTGCCGTTCCGGGCGCCGGGCGAGGACGAGCTGCCCAGCGTCCCGGACGCCGAGGTCACGACCCGGTTGGACGTCACCGCCCACCGGGCCGCCCGGATCGAGGCGATGCGGGCGCACGCCACGCAGATCTCGGTGTGGGACAGCGGGCACGGCCCGGTGGCACTGGCGATGAGCAACGAGGTCGCGCAGCCGCTCCTCGACGTCGAGGAGTACGTGCTGGCGCACGGCGCGGGTCCGGCCCCGGCGGACGACCTGTTCTCGGGGCTCGACCGGTGA
- a CDS encoding GNAT family N-acetyltransferase, with amino-acid sequence MTRDGIDLDAVLGARVALRHRIGERDGRPLFTDAVGTLSDGGGGTVVVETRKGAVRVPREAVVAVRAVPPAPPRRASWSAVTRLESLCADAWPALVDRPLGAWRLRAAGGFTGRANSCLAVGDPGMPIADALAAVQEFAAAHEGVPPRVQTPIGSPWSTAVQRAGWVLDCGHAAGAEVAVLVADLTLLTGADGRVPVSLTDRASSTWWEFSEGGAPTRAQQHVLDPGPGGPPTVFGLAGPEPLGAVRGALVEDHLHLSRLSTSPVARRTGVGTALTAAAARWALARGAKWAVLQVALHNTTARTFYERLGCTEHHRYHYLTPAPAASPRPSPHA; translated from the coding sequence GTGACACGCGATGGAATCGACCTCGACGCGGTGCTCGGGGCGCGTGTCGCGCTCCGGCACCGGATCGGGGAACGGGACGGCAGGCCCCTTTTCACCGACGCCGTCGGCACCCTGTCCGACGGCGGCGGGGGCACGGTCGTCGTCGAGACCCGGAAAGGTGCGGTGCGGGTCCCGCGGGAGGCCGTCGTCGCGGTCCGCGCGGTACCCCCGGCACCCCCGCGCCGGGCCTCCTGGAGTGCGGTGACGCGGCTGGAGTCGTTGTGCGCGGACGCCTGGCCGGCGCTGGTCGACCGCCCGTTGGGCGCCTGGCGGCTGCGCGCTGCGGGCGGTTTCACCGGGCGCGCGAACTCGTGCCTGGCGGTCGGGGATCCCGGCATGCCGATCGCCGACGCGCTCGCCGCCGTCCAGGAGTTCGCGGCCGCGCACGAGGGCGTCCCGCCGCGGGTGCAGACGCCGATCGGCTCGCCGTGGTCGACCGCCGTCCAGCGCGCCGGCTGGGTCCTCGACTGCGGGCACGCCGCGGGCGCCGAGGTCGCGGTCCTGGTGGCGGATCTCACTCTGCTGACCGGCGCCGACGGGCGGGTGCCGGTCTCCCTGACCGACCGCGCGTCGTCCACCTGGTGGGAGTTCTCGGAGGGCGGCGCGCCGACGCGGGCGCAGCAGCACGTCCTCGACCCGGGCCCCGGCGGCCCGCCGACCGTCTTCGGCCTCGCCGGGCCGGAGCCGCTCGGGGCCGTGCGCGGCGCGCTCGTCGAGGACCACCTGCACCTGTCCCGGCTGTCGACGTCCCCCGTCGCCAGGCGCACCGGGGTCGGGACCGCGCTCACCGCGGCGGCCGCCCGCTGGGCGCTGGCGCGCGGCGCGAAGTGGGCCGTCCTGCAGGTGGCGCTGCACAACACCACCGCCCGGACGTTCTACGAGCGGCTGGGCTGCACCGAGCACCACCGCTACCACTACCTCACGCCCGCGCCAGCCGCTTCTCCGCGGCCTTCGCCGCACGCTTGA
- the fdxA gene encoding ferredoxin, translating into MTYVIAEPCVDLKDKACIEECPVDCIYEGGRMLYIHPDECVDCGACEPVCPVEAIYYEDDVPDQWGAYTKANADFFEELGSPGGASKVGLVEKDVEPALSLAPQSHDE; encoded by the coding sequence GTGACGTACGTGATCGCAGAGCCTTGCGTGGATCTCAAGGACAAGGCGTGCATCGAGGAATGTCCGGTCGACTGCATCTATGAGGGTGGCCGGATGCTCTACATTCACCCCGACGAGTGCGTGGACTGCGGTGCCTGTGAGCCGGTCTGCCCCGTCGAGGCCATCTACTACGAGGACGACGTGCCGGACCAGTGGGGCGCGTACACCAAGGCCAACGCTGACTTCTTCGAGGAGCTGGGCTCCCCGGGCGGCGCGTCGAAGGTCGGCCTGGTGGAGAAGGACGTGGAGCCGGCCCTGAGCCTGGCGCCGCAGTCGCACGACGAGTGA
- the dapC gene encoding succinyldiaminopimelate transaminase: MSPVALPDFPWDSLTGARELAARHPGGLVDLSVGTPVDPVPAVIRDALAGPAAEIPGYPTTHGTPALREAVAASLGRRFGVTGLDAAAVLPTIGSKELVAWLPTLLGLGAGDVVGVPAVAYPTYEVGALLAGATPVRLADGEAPPAGTRLVWLNSPSNPTGRVLDAPAMRAAVEAARAVGATVASDECYLGLAAPALGAVSVLHPDVCDGRHEGLLAVHSMSKTSNLAGYRAAFLAGDPALVGALLEIRKHAGMIVPHPVQAALAAAASDDAHVQAQVALYDGRRARLRAAVEAFGLRVDHSEAGLYLWATAGRPCRETVQALAERGILVAPGEFYGDAGAEHVRIALTASDERIDAAVARLTPDRPGT, from the coding sequence GTGAGTCCCGTCGCGCTCCCGGACTTCCCCTGGGACTCGTTGACGGGAGCCCGTGAGCTCGCTGCCCGGCACCCGGGCGGTCTCGTCGACCTGTCCGTCGGCACTCCGGTCGACCCCGTGCCCGCCGTGATCCGCGACGCGCTGGCCGGCCCGGCCGCGGAGATCCCCGGCTACCCGACGACGCACGGCACGCCTGCGCTGCGCGAGGCCGTCGCCGCGTCGCTGGGCCGGCGCTTCGGCGTCACCGGGCTCGATGCGGCCGCGGTGCTGCCCACGATCGGCTCCAAGGAGCTGGTCGCCTGGCTGCCGACGCTGTTGGGCCTCGGCGCGGGGGACGTCGTCGGCGTCCCTGCCGTCGCCTACCCCACCTACGAGGTCGGGGCGCTGCTGGCCGGGGCCACCCCGGTCCGGCTGGCGGACGGCGAGGCCCCGCCCGCGGGCACCCGGCTGGTCTGGCTGAACTCGCCGTCGAATCCGACGGGCCGGGTGCTCGACGCCCCCGCGATGCGGGCCGCGGTCGAGGCGGCTCGCGCCGTCGGGGCCACCGTCGCGTCGGACGAGTGCTACCTCGGCCTGGCCGCCCCTGCGCTGGGCGCGGTGTCCGTGCTGCACCCGGACGTCTGCGACGGCCGGCACGAGGGTCTGCTCGCCGTGCACTCGATGTCCAAGACCTCGAACCTCGCCGGCTACCGCGCCGCGTTCCTCGCCGGGGACCCGGCGCTGGTCGGCGCGCTGCTCGAGATCCGCAAGCACGCCGGGATGATCGTCCCGCACCCGGTGCAGGCCGCCCTGGCCGCGGCAGCGTCGGACGATGCGCACGTGCAGGCCCAGGTCGCGCTCTACGACGGACGGCGGGCCCGGCTGCGTGCCGCCGTGGAGGCGTTCGGGTTGCGTGTGGACCACTCGGAGGCCGGGCTCTACCTCTGGGCCACTGCGGGCCGCCCGTGCCGGGAGACTGTGCAGGCGTTGGCGGAGAGAGGGATCCTCGTCGCCCCGGGCGAGTTCTACGGGGATGCCGGCGCGGAGCACGTCCGGATCGCGCTGACGGCGTCGGACGAACGGATCGACGCGGCGGTGGCCCGGCTGACCCCGGATCGACCGGGCACATGA